A window of the Streptomyces sp. NBC_00454 genome harbors these coding sequences:
- a CDS encoding cytochrome P450, producing the protein MTEIESEPVFGAGSGELAFNPADPALQADPYPAYRILRDEFPVLRGPLGAWLVSRYEDCEMLLRDRRMGKDFANSKFFEQVMGEVGDEPPPFLGLGLDDWDAKLFMLTDPPEHTRLRGLVSQAFTPATIAALRESVAAIVEDLLGELPRHFDVMERLATPLPIRVLGTMLGIPAEDQARFTEWSAEIAGLLDLDVQLSPETARARREAVAACTTYFVDLATRRAASAGDDLISTLVRARDEGSALTTQEIAATCVLLVVAAQETFSNLLGNAAILFSRHPKAFARLVAEPQTMDATLDEILRLEPPAHQVGRIALQEVELHGRLIEPGDAVILLVAAANRDERVFTNPDAFDIDRDGRGHLSFSRGIHYCLGAPLALMMAKEALLGLTARITAMELAEETIAYKPGMGLRGPARLPLVVTKRAA; encoded by the coding sequence ATGACTGAAATCGAGAGCGAGCCGGTATTCGGGGCCGGGTCCGGAGAACTCGCCTTCAACCCGGCCGATCCGGCCCTCCAGGCGGACCCGTACCCCGCCTATCGCATTCTGCGCGACGAATTCCCGGTACTGCGCGGCCCGTTGGGCGCGTGGCTGGTGAGCCGCTACGAGGACTGCGAGATGCTGCTCCGGGACCGCAGAATGGGCAAGGACTTCGCCAACTCCAAGTTCTTCGAGCAGGTGATGGGCGAGGTCGGCGACGAGCCGCCGCCGTTCCTCGGCCTGGGCCTGGACGACTGGGACGCCAAGCTGTTCATGCTGACCGACCCGCCGGAGCACACCCGGCTGCGGGGCCTGGTCTCCCAGGCCTTCACCCCCGCCACCATCGCCGCCCTGCGCGAGTCGGTCGCCGCCATCGTGGAGGACCTGCTCGGCGAACTGCCCCGACACTTCGACGTCATGGAGCGGCTGGCCACACCCCTGCCGATCCGGGTCCTCGGCACCATGCTGGGCATCCCGGCCGAGGACCAGGCCCGCTTCACCGAGTGGTCGGCCGAGATCGCCGGCCTGCTCGACCTGGACGTCCAGCTGTCCCCCGAGACCGCCCGGGCCCGCCGCGAAGCGGTCGCCGCGTGCACCACGTACTTCGTCGATCTGGCCACCCGGCGCGCCGCGTCCGCCGGCGACGACCTCATTTCCACCCTGGTCCGCGCCCGGGACGAGGGCAGCGCCCTGACCACCCAGGAGATCGCCGCCACCTGCGTGCTGCTCGTCGTCGCGGCCCAGGAGACCTTCTCCAACCTGCTGGGCAACGCGGCCATCCTCTTCTCGCGCCACCCGAAGGCCTTCGCCCGGCTCGTCGCCGAGCCGCAGACGATGGACGCGACCCTCGACGAGATCCTGCGCCTGGAGCCCCCCGCCCACCAGGTGGGGCGGATCGCCCTGCAGGAGGTCGAACTGCACGGCCGGCTCATCGAACCGGGTGACGCGGTCATCCTGCTGGTGGCCGCGGCCAACCGGGACGAGCGCGTCTTCACCAACCCCGATGCCTTCGACATCGACCGCGACGGCAGGGGCCACCTCTCCTTCAGCCGCGGCATCCACTACTGCCTGGGCGCCCCGCTGGCGCTCATGATGGCCAAGGAGGCACTGCTCGGACTGACCGCGCGGATCACCGCGATGGAGCTGGCCGAGGAGACGATCGCCTACAAGCCCGGAATGGGACTGCGAGGCCCGGCCCGGCTCCCCCTGGTGGTCACCAAGAGGGCCGCCTGA
- a CDS encoding UbiA family prenyltransferase, with the protein MGAYTTVRSNEAQRPPVARAVLLLLRSCSIRFTACYWVGFMAGLSANGRLDLKWALLSLPMWLSYCVGAESVNRLADREADVINRPERTALCEEFGWARLRHVCVGAWVLFCLMGAALVWEHPGVLLPVMLLIDIGIAIGYSVGPTFKRRRVLSLIVLTTPMVTPLLTGWAIHSDQATPLSPVVPIAVVLAAFSLGLSGIKDITDVEGDRELNYSSLWPALVKFRRGAALYGLIGSPFLLLALFVALGKLPVISLLLLPLAVLSALVVAAASRAEAPEDREAAREVMHNHTFYFLAIALLVAVPEPATVAAFLVSVGLWLLASKALHWSGGLSFAQLGRWGALSAKTAGK; encoded by the coding sequence ATGGGTGCGTACACGACCGTCCGGTCGAACGAGGCTCAAAGGCCCCCCGTCGCAAGGGCCGTGCTGCTCCTGCTGCGCAGCTGCAGCATCCGGTTCACCGCGTGCTACTGGGTGGGCTTCATGGCGGGGCTGTCGGCCAACGGCCGGCTCGACCTGAAATGGGCCCTGCTCAGCCTGCCGATGTGGCTCTCCTACTGCGTCGGGGCCGAGTCCGTGAACCGGTTGGCCGACCGCGAGGCCGATGTGATCAACCGGCCCGAACGCACAGCCCTGTGCGAGGAGTTCGGGTGGGCGCGGCTGAGACATGTCTGCGTGGGAGCCTGGGTGCTGTTCTGCCTCATGGGTGCAGCCCTGGTGTGGGAGCACCCCGGCGTCCTCCTCCCGGTCATGCTCCTGATCGACATCGGCATAGCCATCGGCTATTCCGTCGGCCCGACCTTCAAGCGCCGCCGAGTGCTGTCCCTGATCGTGCTCACCACACCCATGGTCACCCCGCTGCTCACGGGGTGGGCCATCCACTCGGACCAAGCCACGCCGCTCTCTCCCGTCGTGCCGATCGCGGTGGTCCTCGCGGCGTTCAGCCTGGGGCTGTCCGGGATCAAGGACATCACGGACGTCGAGGGGGACCGCGAGCTGAACTACAGCAGTCTGTGGCCGGCCCTGGTCAAGTTCCGGCGGGGCGCCGCCCTCTACGGGCTGATCGGCTCGCCCTTCCTGCTCCTGGCGCTCTTCGTCGCCCTGGGGAAGCTGCCGGTGATCTCGCTGCTGCTCCTCCCGCTCGCCGTACTGTCCGCGCTCGTCGTCGCCGCGGCCTCCCGGGCCGAGGCGCCCGAGGACCGCGAGGCCGCCCGCGAAGTGATGCACAACCACACCTTCTACTTCCTGGCGATCGCCCTCCTGGTGGCCGTTCCCGAACCGGCGACGGTCGCCGCGTTCCTGGTGAGCGTCGGCTTGTGGCTCCTGGCATCGAAGGCCCTGCACTGGTCCGGGGGCCTGAGCTTCGCCCAACTCGGGCGCTGGGGAGCCCTGTCCGCCAAAACCGCTGGAAAGTAG
- a CDS encoding acyl carrier protein, translating into MNESDIRSGVREIVAIVLSLPQEEVRRSAHFYNDLGGDSLQKLEVIAYVESRFGCRLTNEQAATSDTVEDLTHQVALHVS; encoded by the coding sequence ATGAACGAGTCAGACATCAGGTCCGGGGTGCGGGAGATCGTCGCGATCGTTCTGAGCCTGCCGCAGGAGGAAGTCCGGCGGAGCGCCCATTTCTACAACGACCTCGGTGGCGACTCGCTGCAGAAGCTCGAAGTCATCGCGTACGTCGAGAGCCGGTTCGGCTGCCGGCTGACCAATGAACAGGCCGCGACCAGCGACACCGTCGAGGACCTCACCCACCAGGTGGCCCTGCATGTTTCGTGA
- a CDS encoding beta-ketoacyl synthase, whose protein sequence is MFRDHRGRPRVVVTGMGLASPLGSEVETFWENLTTGKVATGPITRFRTDGYPTHRAGEVSDIGLTAAAAPDGSLTPRSVRYVSHSASRALGDAGLLHPVDPRRVGMVVGTVMGTRPHLEELRRQGRGTGADRSWDTPGLLADVPAAQFGLRGPRHVVAAGCAAGNTAIATAADCIRSGRADAMVAAGVDELSQAVFQLFTALRALAPDQVRPFDRDRRGMMPSEAGAVLVLESLEHAVARGATVLAELRGYAVAADAHHMTAPHPQGLGMLRCMRDSLEQAGIAPRDVDHVSAHGTGTPANDSLEAACLAEYFGAHGGRPAVSSVKGMLGHSQGGASLLEAIACVLAIQRGRVPGNPTLREADEACADLDMITGAARDMPVRVALSNAFGFGGNTSTVVFSRHAA, encoded by the coding sequence ATGTTTCGTGACCACCGGGGACGGCCCCGCGTGGTGGTGACCGGCATGGGCCTGGCCTCCCCGCTGGGCAGCGAGGTGGAGACCTTCTGGGAGAACCTCACCACCGGCAAGGTGGCGACCGGCCCCATCACCCGGTTCCGTACGGACGGCTACCCCACCCACCGGGCTGGCGAGGTCAGCGACATCGGCCTGACGGCCGCGGCCGCGCCCGACGGGAGCCTCACGCCCCGCTCCGTCCGCTACGTCAGCCACTCGGCCTCCAGGGCGTTGGGCGACGCCGGGCTCCTGCACCCCGTCGACCCCCGGCGGGTGGGGATGGTGGTGGGAACGGTGATGGGGACCCGCCCGCACCTGGAGGAGCTGCGCCGCCAGGGGCGGGGGACCGGGGCGGACCGTTCCTGGGACACCCCCGGACTGCTGGCCGACGTCCCCGCGGCCCAGTTCGGGCTGCGGGGCCCCCGGCACGTGGTCGCGGCCGGGTGCGCCGCCGGCAACACCGCCATCGCGACGGCGGCCGACTGCATCCGTTCGGGCCGGGCCGACGCCATGGTCGCCGCCGGCGTGGACGAGCTGTCGCAGGCCGTCTTCCAGCTGTTCACGGCCCTGCGCGCGCTCGCCCCCGACCAGGTGCGCCCCTTCGACCGCGACCGCCGCGGAATGATGCCCTCGGAGGCCGGGGCCGTCCTGGTCCTGGAATCGCTGGAGCACGCGGTGGCCCGCGGCGCCACCGTTCTCGCGGAGCTGCGGGGGTACGCGGTGGCCGCCGACGCCCACCACATGACCGCCCCCCACCCCCAGGGCCTGGGCATGCTCCGCTGCATGCGGGACAGTCTCGAACAGGCCGGGATCGCCCCGCGGGACGTGGACCACGTCAGCGCGCACGGGACCGGAACCCCCGCCAACGACTCCCTGGAGGCAGCCTGCCTCGCGGAGTACTTCGGCGCGCACGGCGGCCGGCCCGCGGTCTCCTCGGTCAAGGGGATGCTCGGCCACTCCCAGGGCGGAGCCAGCCTGCTGGAAGCGATCGCCTGTGTCCTGGCCATCCAGCGCGGCCGGGTGCCGGGCAATCCCACGCTGCGGGAGGCCGACGAGGCCTGCGCGGACCTGGACATGATCACCGGCGCGGCCCGCGACATGCCCGTGCGCGTCGCGCTGAGCAACGCCTTCGGCTTCGGCGGGAACACCTCGACCGTCGTCTTCAGCCGGCACGCCGCCTGA